The following coding sequences lie in one Crassostrea angulata isolate pt1a10 chromosome 10, ASM2561291v2, whole genome shotgun sequence genomic window:
- the LOC128165562 gene encoding mitochondrial glycine transporter-like, with protein MFINNMDLSPVVKSFVAGCCSGTCSTLLFQPLDLVKTRLQVHVPLACTSGRIGMVSVANAVIRQENVLALWKGLVPSLSRCAPGVGIYFSSIHMLKTKFQSDQQRALESVVIGAVARTNAVVTLIPITVLKTRYESGLFDYKSIPRGLAHMYQTEGLRALFSGMAPTLIRDVPFSGIYLMFYTKFKAMINERVYDETLHPQLYFVCGLAAGSIAAVVTQPADVIKTHMQTDSKKYKRIMSTVLQIYQKNGYNGFFKGIVPRTLRRTLMAAMSWTLYETVSRQVGLR; from the exons atgtttataaaCAATATGGATCTG tcACCAGTTGTGAAATCGTTTGTTGCTGGTTGCTGTAGTGGAACATGCTCCACTCTTTTGTTCCAGCCCCTGGATTTGGTCAAGACCAGACTCCAAGTCCACGTTCCACTTGCTTGTACAAG TGGACGAATAGGCATGGTATCAGTGGCTAATGCCGTGATCAGACAGGAGAATGTGTTGGCACTCTGGAAGGGACTTGTACCG TCCCTTTCTAGATGTGCCCCTGGAGttggtatttatttttcatctatcCATATGCTCAAGACAAAATTTCA ATCAGACCAACAACGTGCACTTGAATCAGTTGTAATTGGAGCAGTTGCTCGTACAAATGCAGTTGTTACCCTAATCCCCATCACAGTTTTGAAGACACGTTATGAG AGTGGTTTATTTGACTACAAGAGTATTCCAAGAGGGCTTGCCCACATGTACCAAACTGAGGGTTTGAGAG CTCTTTTTAGTGGAATGGCACCAACACTCATTAGAGATGTACCATTTTCAGGAATATACCTCATGTTCTACACCAAGTTCAAGGCAATGATCAATGAAA GGGTGTATGATGAGACCCTTCACCCACAGTTGTACTTTGTTTGCGGCCTGGCTGCAGGAAGCATTGCGGCCGTCGTGACACAACCAGCTGATGTGATCAAAACTCACATGCAGACAGACTCCAAGAAATACAAGAGGATCATGTCCACCGTCCTCCAAATATATCAG AAAAATGGATACAATGGATTTTTCAAAGGAATTGTTCCGAGAACACTCCGAAGAACTCTAATGGCAGCAATGTCATGGACTTTATATGAAACT GTATCCAGACAAGTGGGTCTGAGGTGA